The DNA sequence TTGAACCGTTATATGGGTTCTTTGGCGCTGCAGGAAGGTAGTCATTGTTGACAAGCTGATCCCAATTTGTACTTGGATCAAACGTGCCACCAGTTTCACCCTGAGCGCGATAAAGCTCGATCTGACTTCTTACAGTCTGAAGCTGGCTACGCATTGATGCCTCATTCGCATCATCTGCAGCATCCGTAAACTGTGGAATAACAATCGCGGCAAGAATACCGAGAATTACCACAACAATCAGAATTTCGATCAACGTGAATGCCCGTGGCATTCGTTTGGCCTGAATGTGCATTACACCTGACTCCTAAAACTAGTTGCATTGGCCTTGGGAACATCCCACTGTCCAACGCATCCCTTTGAATGTTCTAAGCCAGGTAACCAACTACCCAGCACTCCAAATAGTTGAACTCGCCGAGAGACAAGATCAACCCCGTTGCGCAGCGCTGCTGCGTGCCAGACGCCTTCCCCTCCAAAGGCGCCGACCCGCATGAGCGAATCCCCACAGGGAGCCACCTGCGCACCTGATGTATCGACCGCCCACATGGGTAGATCGAGTCTGTATGTGATAGAGATGGCAACAATAAAACTCATAAACCACCCAAACCCACCAATTGGTACTCCACCAGCTCTAATGACCCCAAAATCGCCCTCCTGAGCGATCAAGTGGGCACACAAAAAACCGTGTGGCGGACCAGCAACCCCGCAGTCTTTGCAGGGGCCGATACACTGTTTTTCCTTACTTATGATCGTTAGGAGTCGATTCTATGGTTCGAGTCAAGCCATTCCAGGCCATCCACCCGAAACCCAATCTTGCTTCACTTGTCGCCTCTGTCCCCTATGACGTGGTCACCAGAAGCGAGGCCCAAGCCCTGGCACAAGGAAACCCTCACAGTTTTTTACATGTCATCCG is a window from the Phycisphaerales bacterium genome containing:
- a CDS encoding prepilin-type N-terminal cleavage/methylation domain-containing protein → MHIQAKRMPRAFTLIEILIVVVILGILAAIVIPQFTDAADDANEASMRSQLQTVRSQIELYRAQGETGGTFDPSTNWDQLVNNDYLPAAPKNPYNGS